A window of Blautia argi genomic DNA:
TGATATTGAAACAGGCAAATATGAAACCAGAATTGTAAATAAAAATAAATAAGAAATAGGAAAGGAGAAAATTATTATGAAAGAATTAGCTTTAAAATACGGTTGTAACCCAAATCAGAAACCTTCCAGAATTTATATGGAAGAAAATGGCGACCTGCCAATTAAAGTTTTATCAGGAAAACCGGGCTATATTAATTTCCTGGACGCTTTTAACGGATGGCAGCTGGTAAGAGATTTAAAGAAAGCAACAGGTCTTCCGGCAGCAACTTCTTTTAAACATGTATCTCCGGCAGGAGCCGCTGTGGGACTTCCTCTGACAGAAACACTGGCAAAAATCTACTGGGTAGATGACATGGACTGGAAAAACTTTTCTCCTATTGCCTGCGCTTACGCAAGAGCCAGAGGTGCGGACAGAATGTCTTCTTTTGGGGACTTTATTTCCCTTTCCGACGTGTGCGACAAAGATACCGCGCTGCTGATTAAGAGAGAGGTTTCCGACGGTGTTATTGCGCCGGGGTATACAGAGGAAGCTCTGGAGATTTTGACACAGAAGAAAAAAGGAAATTATAATGTCATCGAGATTGACCCGGATTATGTGCCGGCTCCATTGGAACGCAAACAGGTCTTTGGCATTACCTTTGAGCAGGGACGCCAGGAGTTAGCCATTGATGATGAATTGATTTCCAATATTGTTACAGAAAATAAAGAATTGACAGAAGAAGCAAAGAGAGATTTAAAGGTTTCTCTGATTATTCTGAAATACACACAGTCCAATTCTGTATGCTTTGTAAAAGACGGACAGGCCATTGGCGTAGGCGCAGGACAGCAGTCCCGTGTACACTGTACGCGTCTGGCAGGACAGAAGGCAGACAACTGGTGGTTAAGACAGTGTCCGAAGGTGCTGAACTTGCCATTTAAGGATACCATTACCCGCGCAGAGAGAGATAATGCCATTGATGTGTATATTGGCGAGGAATATATGGACGTTCTGGCTGACGGCGCATGGGAAAAGACCTTTACAGAAAAGCCGGAGGTCTTCACAAGAGAAGAAAAGAGAGCATGGCTGGATAAGCTGCAGAATGTCACCCTTGGCTCTGATGCATTTTTCCCGTTCTCTGACAATATTGAACGCGCGAAAAAGAGCGGTGTGTCTTACATTGCACAGCCGGGTGGCTCTGTGAGAGATGATGCAGTGATTGATACCTGCAACAAATACAACATGGTGATGGCATTTACCGGAATTCGTCTGTTCCACCACTAAAAACAGAAATTTTGTGAAATATAGAAAAGGAAACGGATACAGACCCCGGGAATCCGGGAAATTGACGCATTTTCAAAAAACAGGTTGGCACAGCTTTGAGCTTAGAGTCTGAAAGCTGTGTCAAAGACCGAAAAATTTATCAATTTACCAGAGAAAAGGGAATGGGTATCCGTTCTCTTTTTTTTATTGGGGCATTGACAAAGAAAGCGTATCTGATATATTCTGAAAGGGCAAACAGAGACTACAACAGATAGGAGAGTGTGACATGAGTATTAAAATTGGTATTTTAGGATACGGAAACCTGGGTCGTGGTGTGGAGTGTGCAGTAAAACACAATCCGGATATGGAACTTGTGGCTGTTTTTACCCGCCGCAATCCGGAAGACGTGAAGATTCTTACAGAAACAGCAAAGGTTTGCCATGTGGATCAGGCAGTGAGCATGAAGGACGAAATTGATGTGTTAATTCTCTGCGGCGGAAGCGCTACAGACCTGCCGGTACAGACACCAGAATTTGCACAGCATTTCAATGTAGTAGACAGCTTTGATACCCATGCAAGAATACCGGAACATTTTGCAGCTGTAGACGCTGCTGCAAAAAAAGGAAATCATACAGCCATGATTTCTGTTGGCTGGGATCCGGGTATGTTTTCTTTAAACCGTCTGTATGCCAATGCAATTTTGCCGGGTGGTAAGGATTATACCTTCTGGGGCAAAGGCGTGAGTCAGGGGCATTCAGACGCTGTGAGAAGAATTGAAGGTGTTTTAGATGCAAGACAGTATACCATTCCGGTAGAAAGCGCGCTGGAGGCAGTGAGAAACGGAGAAAATCCGGAGCTTTCCACACGCCAGAAGCACACAAGAGAAGTATTTGTTGTAGCAGAGGACGGCGCTGATAAGGCAAAAATCGAACATGAAATCAAAACCATGCCGAATTATTTCGATGAATACGATACTACTGTACATTTTATTACAGCGGAAGAAATGGCAGCCAGCCATGCAGGACTTCCTCACGGCGGTTTTGTAATTCGTACCGGCAGCACAGGCTGGGAAGATGAACATCAGCATGTAGTAGAATACAGCTTAAAGCTGGATTCCAATCCGGAATTTACTTCCTCTGTTATTGTGGCTTATGCAAGAGCTGCTTATCGTATGAGTCTGGAAGGACAGACAGGCTGCAAGACTGTGTTTGACGTGGCACCTGCATATTTAAGCTTACAGACTCCGGAAGAGCTGCGGGCTCATATGCTGTAAACGAGTAGGGAGAATGGGAATAAAAGGAAAGAGAGTAAAACAGTGAATCCTAAAATAGATACCAAAAGAGAAGCAAAGCGAATCATTTTCGGCTTAATCGGAGCCGTGATTATGGCGGTGAACATTAAGACCTTTGTGCGGGCAGGGGGCTTGTATCCCGGCGGTTTTAATGGTGTGACACTGTTGTTTCAGACTATTTGCGACCGCTTTTTTGACATTGCCGTACCGTTTTCGCCTATTAGTCTTGCCCTGAATGCAATTCCGGCGATTATCAGCTTTAAGGCGATTGGAAAGAAGTTTACGGTGATTACCAGCCTTATGATTGTGGCGACCAGTGTTCTGACCGACATGGTTCCCGCCATACCGATTACCCAGGATATTTTGCTTATTAGTGTCTTCGGCGGACTGATTAACGGTGTGGCAATCAGCATTGCCCTGATTGGCGGCGCTTCCACAGGAGGAACCGATTTTATTGCCATTTATTTTGCGGAAAAGAAAAACAAAGATGTATGGAATTATATTTTACTGGCAAATGCAGTTGTGCTTTTGGTTGCGGGTTATCTGTTTGGCTGGGACAAGGCGCTGTATTCTATTATTTTCCAGTACGCCTCCACACAGATGATACATCTGCTTTACCAGACGTATAAGAAGGTGACGCTGTTTGTCATTACCGATGAGCCGGAGGCAGTATACCAGGCTATTTATGAGGTGACAAATCACAGCGCTACAGAATTTACGGCAACAGGCATGTATTCCAATGAAAAACGGAAAATGATTTACTCTGTGGTGTCCACCATGGAAGCAAAGGTGCTGACACAAAAAGTTATGGAGGCAGACCCTCATGCTTTTGTGAATGTGGTGAAAACAGATACGCTGGTGGGGAGATTTTATCAGAAGGAAACCTATTAGGTTGGAAAAACTCTTCTTTAGAGGTTGAAAAGATAAGATTTAACCGTTATAATAGTCCCTATCAGTAAAAATAGCAATGATTTTACAAAAATGCAGAGATAGAGGAGATTGTATAATGGAAAAGACAATGGAAAAGATTGTTGCACTTGCAAAATCCAGAGGATTCGTATATCCGGGTTCAGAAATTTACGGTGGTCTTGCAAATACATGGGACTACGGAAACCTGGGTGTAGAACTGAAAAACAATGTAAAGAAAGCATGGTGGCAGAAGTTTGTTATGGAAAGCCCATACAACGTAGGCGTAGACTGTGCTATCCTCATGAATCCTCAGACATGGGTGGCTTCCGGTCATTTAGGCGGATTTTCAGATCCGTTGATGGATTGTAAAGAGTGCCATGAGCGTTTCCGTGCAGATAAGATTATTGAGGACTTCTGTGCAGAAAAAGGCATTGAAATCGAAGGCAGCGTAGACGCATGGAGCCAGGAAAAGATGAAAGAGTTTATCGAAGAGCATCAGATTCCATGTCCGACCTGCGGCAAACACAACTTTACAGATATCCGTCAGTTTAACCTGATGTTTAAAACCTTCCAGGGTGTTACTGAAGATGCAAAAAATACAGTCTATTTAAGACCGGAAACCGCACAGGGTATCTTTGTAAACTTTAAAAACGTACAGAGAACTTCCAGAAAGAAACTGCCATTTGGTATTGCACAGATTGGTAAATCTTTCCGTAATGAAATTACACCTGGTAACTTCACTTTCCGTACCCGTGAATTTGAGCAGATGGAACTGGAATTTTTCTGTAAACCGGATACAGATTTGGAATGGTTTGCATACTGGAAACAGTTCTGTCTGGACTGGCTGCACAGTCTGGGCTTAAAAGACGAAGAAGTGCGCTACCGTGACCATGATAAAGAAGAACTGAGCTTTTACAGCAAGGCAACCACTGATGTGGAATTCCTCTTCCCATTTGGCTGGGGCGAGCTTTGGGGCATTGCCGACAGAACGGATTATGACCTGACACAGCACCAGAATGTATCCGGACAGGATATGACCTATTTTGATGATGAAACAAACCAGAAATATATTCCATATGTTATCGAACCTTCTCTGGGCGCAGACCGTATGGTACTGGCATTTTTGTGCAGCGCTTACGATGAAGAGGTTCTGGACGCAGAGAAAAATGACGTGCGTACTGTGCTGCATTTCCACCCTGCACTGGCACCGGTGAAAATTGGTGTGCTGCCTCTTTCCAAAAAATTGAATGAAGGCGCGTTAAAGGTATTTGAGCAGTTATCAAAGAAATACAACTGTGAGTTTGATGACAGAGGAAATATCGGAAAACGTTACCGCCGTCAGGA
This region includes:
- a CDS encoding glycine--tRNA ligase, encoding MEKTMEKIVALAKSRGFVYPGSEIYGGLANTWDYGNLGVELKNNVKKAWWQKFVMESPYNVGVDCAILMNPQTWVASGHLGGFSDPLMDCKECHERFRADKIIEDFCAEKGIEIEGSVDAWSQEKMKEFIEEHQIPCPTCGKHNFTDIRQFNLMFKTFQGVTEDAKNTVYLRPETAQGIFVNFKNVQRTSRKKLPFGIAQIGKSFRNEITPGNFTFRTREFEQMELEFFCKPDTDLEWFAYWKQFCLDWLHSLGLKDEEVRYRDHDKEELSFYSKATTDVEFLFPFGWGELWGIADRTDYDLTQHQNVSGQDMTYFDDETNQKYIPYVIEPSLGADRMVLAFLCSAYDEEVLDAEKNDVRTVLHFHPALAPVKIGVLPLSKKLNEGALKVFEQLSKKYNCEFDDRGNIGKRYRRQDEIGTPFCVTYDFDSETDGAVTVRDRDTMEQERIKIEDLKAYFEEKFTF
- a CDS encoding diaminopimelate dehydrogenase: MSIKIGILGYGNLGRGVECAVKHNPDMELVAVFTRRNPEDVKILTETAKVCHVDQAVSMKDEIDVLILCGGSATDLPVQTPEFAQHFNVVDSFDTHARIPEHFAAVDAAAKKGNHTAMISVGWDPGMFSLNRLYANAILPGGKDYTFWGKGVSQGHSDAVRRIEGVLDARQYTIPVESALEAVRNGENPELSTRQKHTREVFVVAEDGADKAKIEHEIKTMPNYFDEYDTTVHFITAEEMAASHAGLPHGGFVIRTGSTGWEDEHQHVVEYSLKLDSNPEFTSSVIVAYARAAYRMSLEGQTGCKTVFDVAPAYLSLQTPEELRAHML
- a CDS encoding phosphoribosylaminoimidazolecarboxamide formyltransferase; the protein is MKELALKYGCNPNQKPSRIYMEENGDLPIKVLSGKPGYINFLDAFNGWQLVRDLKKATGLPAATSFKHVSPAGAAVGLPLTETLAKIYWVDDMDWKNFSPIACAYARARGADRMSSFGDFISLSDVCDKDTALLIKREVSDGVIAPGYTEEALEILTQKKKGNYNVIEIDPDYVPAPLERKQVFGITFEQGRQELAIDDELISNIVTENKELTEEAKRDLKVSLIILKYTQSNSVCFVKDGQAIGVGAGQQSRVHCTRLAGQKADNWWLRQCPKVLNLPFKDTITRAERDNAIDVYIGEEYMDVLADGAWEKTFTEKPEVFTREEKRAWLDKLQNVTLGSDAFFPFSDNIERAKKSGVSYIAQPGGSVRDDAVIDTCNKYNMVMAFTGIRLFHH
- a CDS encoding YitT family protein; the protein is MNPKIDTKREAKRIIFGLIGAVIMAVNIKTFVRAGGLYPGGFNGVTLLFQTICDRFFDIAVPFSPISLALNAIPAIISFKAIGKKFTVITSLMIVATSVLTDMVPAIPITQDILLISVFGGLINGVAISIALIGGASTGGTDFIAIYFAEKKNKDVWNYILLANAVVLLVAGYLFGWDKALYSIIFQYASTQMIHLLYQTYKKVTLFVITDEPEAVYQAIYEVTNHSATEFTATGMYSNEKRKMIYSVVSTMEAKVLTQKVMEADPHAFVNVVKTDTLVGRFYQKETY